A single region of the Bacteroidales bacterium genome encodes:
- the nuoE gene encoding NADH-quinone oxidoreductase subunit NuoE — MVQSENLIRNLVEKHGNSRNSLLPILQGIVADENYLSESSMVEVAKALDISSAEVYGTASFYSFLYTKPMGKNIIRVCKTISCKMAGKQELVTAIEKLLKIKMGETTRNMQFSLIETNCLGWCHKGPVMLINDEIYTEVSPEKAVKILCEIDPQHLTNS; from the coding sequence ATGGTTCAAAGCGAAAATTTGATACGGAATTTAGTTGAAAAGCATGGCAACTCACGCAATAGTTTGTTGCCTATTTTGCAAGGTATTGTTGCCGATGAAAATTATCTTTCAGAAAGCTCAATGGTTGAAGTGGCCAAAGCCCTTGATATATCATCTGCCGAAGTTTATGGAACGGCTTCATTTTATTCTTTCTTGTATACTAAACCGATGGGTAAAAATATTATCAGGGTATGTAAGACGATTAGTTGTAAAATGGCAGGGAAACAGGAGTTGGTGACTGCAATTGAAAAATTACTTAAAATAAAAATGGGGGAAACTACTCGTAATATGCAATTCTCCTTAATAGAGACCAATTGTTTAGGCTGGTGTCATAAAGGTCCTGTTATGCTAATCAATGATGAAATTTATACCGAAGTAAGCCCTGAAAAAGCAGTTAAAATATTATGTGAAATAGATCCTCAACATCTTACAAATTCTTAG
- the rplM gene encoding 50S ribosomal protein L13 has product MNTLSYKTQSANKETVQKEWLLIDAENEILGRLASKVANILRGKNKAYFTPHVDCGDYVVIINADKIRLTGNKWEQKTYIRHTGYPGGQRSKTANELMAKKPFAMVEKAVKGMLPKNRLGAQLFRNLHVYAGTEHPHAGQNPKAINLNTMK; this is encoded by the coding sequence ATGAATACGTTAAGTTACAAAACACAGAGTGCAAACAAGGAAACTGTTCAAAAAGAATGGTTACTTATTGATGCTGAAAATGAAATTTTAGGTCGATTGGCTTCAAAGGTAGCGAATATCTTACGTGGTAAAAACAAAGCATACTTCACCCCTCATGTAGATTGTGGTGATTATGTAGTTATTATCAATGCTGACAAAATCCGTTTGACCGGAAATAAATGGGAACAGAAAACCTATATCCGCCACACAGGTTATCCTGGTGGACAGCGCAGCAAGACAGCTAATGAGTTAATGGCAAAAAAGCCATTTGCTATGGTTGAAAAAGCTGTAAAAGGCATGCTTCCTAAAAACAGATTAGGAGCTCAGTTATTCCGTAATTTGCATGTATATGCAGGAACAGAGCATCCCCATGCCGGTCAAAAT